A segment of the Acidobacteriota bacterium genome:
CAGGGCCCAATCCTTGAGATCCTGGGCCATGACCGGCGAGCGGTGAGCCTTCATGCGGGCCTTGAATTCGGCTTTCTTTCGTTCTCCCAGGGCCTTTCGGGATTCCAGGACGGCGTCCCAGGCGGCAGCCTTCTCTTTCCAGACCTCGGGCTGCCGGCCCGCCAGCTCGAACTCGGTAAAGGGAACGGAGGTGGCCTTGAGCAGCAGCGGGGCGAAGAAGGCCTCCAGCCTGTAGTAGTCACGGGTGGGAATGGGATCGTACTTGTGGTCGTGGCAGCGGGCGCAACCCAGGGTCATGCCCAGGAAGACCGAACCGGTGGTCCCGACCACGTCATTGAGGACATCCCGGCGCCGCTCCGGACCCCTGTCCCGCTGCACCGGAATCCACTGGTAGAGGAACCCGGTTCCCAGCTTGGCTTCGTCCCCGTAGTGGCGGTAGGCGTCGCCGGCGATCTGTTCTTTGATGAAGCGGTCGTAGGGTCGATCCTGGTTGAAAGCCCGGATCACGTAGTCCCGGTATCGCCACAGGTGGGAGCGGGCATCGTCGGTCGACTCTCCCCCGGTGTCGGCGTAGCGCACCAGGTCCAGCCAGTGCCGGCCCCAGCGGGCACCGTAGTCGAAACGGGAGAGCAGGCTCTCGATCTCCCGGCCATAGGCCTCGGAGGACGGATCCGCCAGAAAGCGTTCGGCTTCCTCCGGAGTGGGCGGCAGCCCGATCAATCCGAAATAGAGACGCCGCAGGCGGGCCCGCTCGGAGGCGGGCGGCGCCGGAGCCATTCCTTTTTCTTCCAATCTGGCCAGGATGAAGGCGTCCACTCCGTTCTTGACCCAGGACCGGTTGCGCACCTCGGGCAGCGACGGCTCCGCCAGGGGCGTCCAGGGCCAGGCGAGTGACTCCTCCTCGGCCTCTCCGCCGGCTGCCGCCGGCAACTCGTCGATCCATTGGGAGATGGTTGCGATGTCGGCTTCCGGCAGCGGACTGCCGGTCAGGGGCATGCGGGGCTGCTTTTCCCCCTTGAGGTACTGGATGAGAGGGCTGGCGCTGCTCTGCCCGGCCAGCACCGCGGGACCCGACAGGGCGCCTCCCTTGAGAATATCGGCCAGGCTCTCCAGACCCAGTCCGCTCTGGCGGGTTTCGCCGTCGTGACAGGCAAGGCAGTTCCGGCTCAGGATGGGCCGGATATCGCGTTCGAACCGTTCCTGCGACTCCGACGGGACGGCAGGCTGCGCGCCGGTGGCGGGAAGGGCCAGGACCGGTAGAAGACAGGAGAACAGCAGAACTCGCAACAAAGACGTCATGTGGCGATATGCACCCGGAGGTAGATGGACCTTGTTGGAAGAATCAAGGTACCTCTAGGGGCTTGAAAAGTCAACCTCAACGCCCTGAACATTCAATGTTTTTGCGGACCGGCCCGCCTCAGTCGAGACCGGTCCTTCCTCTCCAGATCGTCAGCCCGGCCAGGTTCCGCTGCTTGTGGCTGCCCATCAGCAGGCTGGCGACGTAGGCGATGCCGAACAGCAGCAGGTTGGCGAAGGTGCTGACCCAGAAATTTCCGGGCATGACGGCGGCCAACCCCGGGAATAACCCCTTGCCCAGGGGAGTATCCATGAAGAGCCAGCCGGCTACCGACAGCACGGTGACGGCGGTAGCCGTCATGGCGGCCCGGCTGTTCACCCTGAGGGTCAGGAAACCGACCAGGAACAGGCTGAGCAGTCCCCCGCCCATGACCGAAAGCAGCATCCGCTGAAGGTCGTCCAGG
Coding sequences within it:
- a CDS encoding PSD1 and planctomycete cytochrome C domain-containing protein, which gives rise to MTSLLRVLLFSCLLPVLALPATGAQPAVPSESQERFERDIRPILSRNCLACHDGETRQSGLGLESLADILKGGALSGPAVLAGQSSASPLIQYLKGEKQPRMPLTGSPLPEADIATISQWIDELPAAAGGEAEEESLAWPWTPLAEPSLPEVRNRSWVKNGVDAFILARLEEKGMAPAPPASERARLRRLYFGLIGLPPTPEEAERFLADPSSEAYGREIESLLSRFDYGARWGRHWLDLVRYADTGGESTDDARSHLWRYRDYVIRAFNQDRPYDRFIKEQIAGDAYRHYGDEAKLGTGFLYQWIPVQRDRGPERRRDVLNDVVGTTGSVFLGMTLGCARCHDHKYDPIPTRDYYRLEAFFAPLLLKATSVPFTEFELAGRQPEVWKEKAAAWDAVLESRKALGERKKAEFKARMKAHRSPVMAQDLKDWALDITDTDLRWAMNDGVLFSKEEQDLYQLLRKQTTRFANPNNPGYFKPMAFTASDSPLRHTVGTYVLKGGNYLLRGEEVQPGFLSAVTGHTDPVNLEGLSSRRKVLAEWIASPDNPLTARVMVNRIWQYHFGTGLVPQPSDLGKNGGGTRHPELIDWLAWKFIRSGWSVKAIHRLILQSNTYQQSLRHPRWETYEEIDSANRYLWKRSPIRLEAEVIRDSLLAVSGELNPLQGGPPFFPRIDQEVMDRASTWWEASPVEDRNRRTAYMLQCRSLQSPMISAFDGPNIQETCPVRGVTTVTPQVFALFNSDFSHEQSQAMARRIVREVGKNPERQIERAFRLALQRPPSPAEKQKCLSFLDGSRDLPGDSRELTLKTISFADSAGVEGKAASQAGSGKYSLASLCLVLFNMNEFVFLE